From the genome of Nomia melanderi isolate GNS246 chromosome 14, iyNomMela1, whole genome shotgun sequence, one region includes:
- the LOC116427024 gene encoding uncharacterized protein LOC116427024 isoform X2 translates to MMGLARYLVLLLAVSAINSVWCHHHHHGVHSENKKRKDQVEHAWRYGSREEMNAISSADEKNRRSLNIEDAKEKLPYSDRRLEKMLEKAILKIITGDLSAGDMLLLKSLNYSLEEVLAIRERELNKKKEEELRRKESFKSWTKVFHGENVEKKNRYREKNSMDRSTKSHDYEEPSYDSKKNRHADKSSYKDFDFEAYNRQAVLDYENLPSNLEFQQSTPEQDLEEAGKEEDETVRRDFDRVMAPHVVFKIRYDDSEFDSSSGSDETNKSHSKSPRYHVTSKHTTLKTATSPGSSFHVSPLPLSSVPPASLSVPVVPQLGNSVQDRYQKNYPTTESASVAGTGTTKEMNYENASSPAERADVVVHTTSENDAVVVSKIEEEADRSKKVSEYEGLEWVEDDVYRVLPEFVDSLGIENSEDNETSDYEDISRDPRRNWNTDESENDTLEYQNDTPDSIKLFIANNNISAGYLPLANLTTYQQVLLDQRRNQSEKAIQDIKSRVLAMTGRLNNSGSANQVQRQRLVMFPSSCQTPRNTDQDAWTDPFSMNMHFQLNLTSSDHVVAARLRIFKLPQENLTSSTGDTFEEDEEDEKKIRISVYYYTKSLKKHRSKKRLMDSVVTPLTAEGTHLALDVRQSLRFWRLNPRNLHGNGSNHGLVVLVEDQDGRPLKPALYIQQPSCTDQDTDQKAYQRVPALFLRACTRYVRVVNGEKVTYVNCRH, encoded by the exons ATGATGGGGCTGGCTAGGTACTTGGTGCTGCTGTTGGCGGTATCGGCTATAAACAGTGTCTGGtgtcatcatcaccatcacgGTGTCCACTCGGAGAACAAGAAGAGGAAGGACCAAGTGGAGCACGCGTGGAGGTACGGCTCCAGGGAGGAGATGAACGCGATTTCATCAGCCGACGAGAAGAACAGGAGGAGCCTGAACATCGAGGACGCCAAGGAGAAGCTTCCTTACAGCGACAGGAGGCTCGAGAAGATGCTGGAGAAGGCGATCTTGAAGAtaatcaccggtgacctcagCGCTGGTGACATGCTGCTGCTGAAGAGCTTGAACTACAGTTtggaggaggtcctggcgaTTCGCGAGAGGGAgttgaataaaaagaaagaggagGAACTGAGGAGGAAGGAGAGCTTCAAATCTTGGACCAAAGTCTTTCACGGTGAGAACGTTGAGAAGAAGAATAGATACCGGGAGAAGAATTCCATGGACCGTTCCACGAAGAGTCACGATTACGAAGAGCCGTCGTACGATAGTAAGAAGAACCGACACGCAGACAAGTCTTCTTACAAGGACTTCGATTTCGAGGCATACAATCGGCAAGCTGTCCTCGATTACGAGAACCTGCCGTCTAATCTAGAGTTCCAGCAGTCTACACCTGAACAGGACTTGGAGGAGGCAGGGAAAGAGGAAGACGAGACAGTTCGTCGAGATTTTGACAGAGTGATGGCTCCGCACGTGGTCTTCAAGATCCGATACGACGATTCCGAGTTCGACTCCAGTTCTGGGTCCGACGAAACCAATAAAAGTCACTCGAAATCACCGAGGTACCATGTCACTTCGAAGCACACGACTCTGAAGACTGCTACCAGTCCCGGCAGCTCCTTTCACGTTTCACCACTGCCGTTGTCTTCTGTTCCTCCTGCTTCCTTGTCAGTTCCTGTGGTCCCTCAGCTAGGTAACAGTGTCCAGGACCGCTATCAGAAGAATTATCCGACCACCGAGTCAGCTTCGGTCGCTGGTACCGGCACGACGAAGGAGATGAACTACGAGAATGCTTCGAGCCCTGCAGAGAGGGCCGATGTTGTTGTCCACACTACCAGCGAGAACGACGCAGTAGTTGTGTCGAAGATCGAAGAGGAGGCAGATAGAAGTAAAAAGGTTAGTGAGTACGAGGGGCTCGAGTGGGTCGAGGACGACGTGTACAGGGTGCTGCCGGAGTTCGTGGACTCCCTCGGGATCGAAAATAGCGAGGACAACGAGACGTCCGACTACGAAGACATCAGCCGCGACCCTCGACGCAATTGGAACACCGACGAGAGCGAGAACGACACGTTGGAATACCAGAACGACACGCCTGACTCTATCAAGCTTTTCATAGCCAACAACAACATATCCGCTGGCTACCTGCCCTTGGCCAATTTGACGACATATCAGCAAGTGTTGCTCGATCAGCGGCGGAA CCAAAGCGAAAAGGCCATACAGGATATTAAGTCGCGAGTCCTGGCTATGACAGGACGCCTGAACAACAGCGGCAGCGCGAATCAGGTGCAACGGCAGAGGCTGGTCATGTTCCCGTCTAGCT GTCAAACACCGCGGAACACGGACCAAGATGCCTGGACGGACCCGTTCTCCATGAACATGCACTTCCAGCTGAATCTGACGTCCAGCGATCACGTGGTGGCCGCGAGATTGAGGATCTTCAAACTACCGCAAGAGAACCTGACCTCCTCCACGGGAGATACTTTCGAggaggacgaagaggacgaGAAAAAGATCAGAATATCGGTCTACTATTACACCAAGTCTTTGAAGAAGCATCGAT CAAAAAAACGTTTAATGGACTCGGTAGTGACGCCATTGACGGCAGAAGGTACTCATCTGGCCCTGGACGTTAGACAGAGTCTTCGATTTTGGAGATTGAACCCTCGAAATCTTCACGGGAACGGAAGCAACCACGGGCTGGTGGTCCTGGTAGAGGACCAAGATGGCCGACCGCTGAAACCGGCCCTTTATATTCAACAGCCGTCCTGCACGGACCAAGACACGGATCAGAAGGCAT ACCAACGAGTACCTGCACTTTTCCTCCGAGCCTGTACTCGTTATGTCCGTGTCGTGAACGGCGAAAAAGTGACGTACGTGAATTGTAGGCACTAA
- the LOC116427024 gene encoding uncharacterized protein LOC116427024 isoform X1 — translation MMGLARYLVLLLAVSAINSVWCHHHHHGVHSENKKRKDQVEHAWRYGSREEMNAISSADEKNRRSLNIEDAKEKLPYSDRRLEKMLEKAILKIITGDLSAGDMLLLKSLNYSLEEVLAIRERELNKKKEEELRRKESFKSWTKVFHGENVEKKNRYREKNSMDRSTKSHDYEEPSYDSKKNRHADKSSYKDFDFEAYNRQAVLDYENLPSNLEFQQSTPEQDLEEAGKEEDETVRRDFDRVMAPHVVFKIRYDDSEFDSSSGSDETNKSHSKSPRYHVTSKHTTLKTATSPGSSFHVSPLPLSSVPPASLSVPVVPQLGNSVQDRYQKNYPTTESASVAGTGTTKEMNYENASSPAERADVVVHTTSENDAVVVSKIEEEADRSKKVSEYEGLEWVEDDVYRVLPEFVDSLGIENSEDNETSDYEDISRDPRRNWNTDESENDTLEYQNDTPDSIKLFIANNNISAGYLPLANLTTYQQVLLDQRRKGKLTSSFDSQSEKAIQDIKSRVLAMTGRLNNSGSANQVQRQRLVMFPSSCQTPRNTDQDAWTDPFSMNMHFQLNLTSSDHVVAARLRIFKLPQENLTSSTGDTFEEDEEDEKKIRISVYYYTKSLKKHRSKKRLMDSVVTPLTAEGTHLALDVRQSLRFWRLNPRNLHGNGSNHGLVVLVEDQDGRPLKPALYIQQPSCTDQDTDQKAYQRVPALFLRACTRYVRVVNGEKVTYVNCRH, via the exons ATGATGGGGCTGGCTAGGTACTTGGTGCTGCTGTTGGCGGTATCGGCTATAAACAGTGTCTGGtgtcatcatcaccatcacgGTGTCCACTCGGAGAACAAGAAGAGGAAGGACCAAGTGGAGCACGCGTGGAGGTACGGCTCCAGGGAGGAGATGAACGCGATTTCATCAGCCGACGAGAAGAACAGGAGGAGCCTGAACATCGAGGACGCCAAGGAGAAGCTTCCTTACAGCGACAGGAGGCTCGAGAAGATGCTGGAGAAGGCGATCTTGAAGAtaatcaccggtgacctcagCGCTGGTGACATGCTGCTGCTGAAGAGCTTGAACTACAGTTtggaggaggtcctggcgaTTCGCGAGAGGGAgttgaataaaaagaaagaggagGAACTGAGGAGGAAGGAGAGCTTCAAATCTTGGACCAAAGTCTTTCACGGTGAGAACGTTGAGAAGAAGAATAGATACCGGGAGAAGAATTCCATGGACCGTTCCACGAAGAGTCACGATTACGAAGAGCCGTCGTACGATAGTAAGAAGAACCGACACGCAGACAAGTCTTCTTACAAGGACTTCGATTTCGAGGCATACAATCGGCAAGCTGTCCTCGATTACGAGAACCTGCCGTCTAATCTAGAGTTCCAGCAGTCTACACCTGAACAGGACTTGGAGGAGGCAGGGAAAGAGGAAGACGAGACAGTTCGTCGAGATTTTGACAGAGTGATGGCTCCGCACGTGGTCTTCAAGATCCGATACGACGATTCCGAGTTCGACTCCAGTTCTGGGTCCGACGAAACCAATAAAAGTCACTCGAAATCACCGAGGTACCATGTCACTTCGAAGCACACGACTCTGAAGACTGCTACCAGTCCCGGCAGCTCCTTTCACGTTTCACCACTGCCGTTGTCTTCTGTTCCTCCTGCTTCCTTGTCAGTTCCTGTGGTCCCTCAGCTAGGTAACAGTGTCCAGGACCGCTATCAGAAGAATTATCCGACCACCGAGTCAGCTTCGGTCGCTGGTACCGGCACGACGAAGGAGATGAACTACGAGAATGCTTCGAGCCCTGCAGAGAGGGCCGATGTTGTTGTCCACACTACCAGCGAGAACGACGCAGTAGTTGTGTCGAAGATCGAAGAGGAGGCAGATAGAAGTAAAAAGGTTAGTGAGTACGAGGGGCTCGAGTGGGTCGAGGACGACGTGTACAGGGTGCTGCCGGAGTTCGTGGACTCCCTCGGGATCGAAAATAGCGAGGACAACGAGACGTCCGACTACGAAGACATCAGCCGCGACCCTCGACGCAATTGGAACACCGACGAGAGCGAGAACGACACGTTGGAATACCAGAACGACACGCCTGACTCTATCAAGCTTTTCATAGCCAACAACAACATATCCGCTGGCTACCTGCCCTTGGCCAATTTGACGACATATCAGCAAGTGTTGCTCGATCAGCGGCGGAA AGGAAAGCTAACCTCAAGCTTCGACAG CCAAAGCGAAAAGGCCATACAGGATATTAAGTCGCGAGTCCTGGCTATGACAGGACGCCTGAACAACAGCGGCAGCGCGAATCAGGTGCAACGGCAGAGGCTGGTCATGTTCCCGTCTAGCT GTCAAACACCGCGGAACACGGACCAAGATGCCTGGACGGACCCGTTCTCCATGAACATGCACTTCCAGCTGAATCTGACGTCCAGCGATCACGTGGTGGCCGCGAGATTGAGGATCTTCAAACTACCGCAAGAGAACCTGACCTCCTCCACGGGAGATACTTTCGAggaggacgaagaggacgaGAAAAAGATCAGAATATCGGTCTACTATTACACCAAGTCTTTGAAGAAGCATCGAT CAAAAAAACGTTTAATGGACTCGGTAGTGACGCCATTGACGGCAGAAGGTACTCATCTGGCCCTGGACGTTAGACAGAGTCTTCGATTTTGGAGATTGAACCCTCGAAATCTTCACGGGAACGGAAGCAACCACGGGCTGGTGGTCCTGGTAGAGGACCAAGATGGCCGACCGCTGAAACCGGCCCTTTATATTCAACAGCCGTCCTGCACGGACCAAGACACGGATCAGAAGGCAT ACCAACGAGTACCTGCACTTTTCCTCCGAGCCTGTACTCGTTATGTCCGTGTCGTGAACGGCGAAAAAGTGACGTACGTGAATTGTAGGCACTAA
- the LOC116427024 gene encoding uncharacterized protein LOC116427024 isoform X3, giving the protein MMGLARYLVLLLAVSAINSVWCHHHHHGVHSENKKRKDQVEHAWRYGSREEMNAISSADEKNRRSLNIEDAKEKLPYSDRRLEKMLEKAILKIITGDLSAGDMLLLKSLNYSLEEVLAIRERELNKKKEEELRRKESFKSWTKVFHGENVEKKNRYREKNSMDRSTKSHDYEEPSYDSKKNRHADKSSYKDFDFEAYNRQAVLDYENLPSNLEFQQSTPEQDLEEAGKEEDETVRRDFDRVMAPHVVFKIRYDDSEFDSSSGSDETNKSHSKSPRYHVTSKHTTLKTATSPGSSFHVSPLPLSSVPPASLSVPVVPQLGNSVQDRYQKNYPTTESASVAGTGTTKEMNYENASSPAERADVVVHTTSENDAVVVSKIEEEADRSKKVSEYEGLEWVEDDVYRVLPEFVDSLGIENSEDNETSDYEDISRDPRRNWNTDESENDTLEYQNDTPDSIKLFIANNNISAGYLPLANLTTYQQVLLDQRRKGKLTSSFDSQSEKAIQDIKSRVLAMTGRLNNSGSANQVQRQRLVMFPSSCQTPRNTDQDAWTDPFSMNMHFQLNLTSSDHVVAARLRIFKLPQENLTSSTGDTFEEDEEDEKKIRISVYYYTKSLKKHRSKKRLMDSVVTPLTAEGTHLALDVRQSLRFWRLNPRNLHGNGSNHGLVVLVEDQDGRPLKPALYIQQPSCTDQDTDQKTNEYLHFSSEPVLVMSVS; this is encoded by the exons ATGATGGGGCTGGCTAGGTACTTGGTGCTGCTGTTGGCGGTATCGGCTATAAACAGTGTCTGGtgtcatcatcaccatcacgGTGTCCACTCGGAGAACAAGAAGAGGAAGGACCAAGTGGAGCACGCGTGGAGGTACGGCTCCAGGGAGGAGATGAACGCGATTTCATCAGCCGACGAGAAGAACAGGAGGAGCCTGAACATCGAGGACGCCAAGGAGAAGCTTCCTTACAGCGACAGGAGGCTCGAGAAGATGCTGGAGAAGGCGATCTTGAAGAtaatcaccggtgacctcagCGCTGGTGACATGCTGCTGCTGAAGAGCTTGAACTACAGTTtggaggaggtcctggcgaTTCGCGAGAGGGAgttgaataaaaagaaagaggagGAACTGAGGAGGAAGGAGAGCTTCAAATCTTGGACCAAAGTCTTTCACGGTGAGAACGTTGAGAAGAAGAATAGATACCGGGAGAAGAATTCCATGGACCGTTCCACGAAGAGTCACGATTACGAAGAGCCGTCGTACGATAGTAAGAAGAACCGACACGCAGACAAGTCTTCTTACAAGGACTTCGATTTCGAGGCATACAATCGGCAAGCTGTCCTCGATTACGAGAACCTGCCGTCTAATCTAGAGTTCCAGCAGTCTACACCTGAACAGGACTTGGAGGAGGCAGGGAAAGAGGAAGACGAGACAGTTCGTCGAGATTTTGACAGAGTGATGGCTCCGCACGTGGTCTTCAAGATCCGATACGACGATTCCGAGTTCGACTCCAGTTCTGGGTCCGACGAAACCAATAAAAGTCACTCGAAATCACCGAGGTACCATGTCACTTCGAAGCACACGACTCTGAAGACTGCTACCAGTCCCGGCAGCTCCTTTCACGTTTCACCACTGCCGTTGTCTTCTGTTCCTCCTGCTTCCTTGTCAGTTCCTGTGGTCCCTCAGCTAGGTAACAGTGTCCAGGACCGCTATCAGAAGAATTATCCGACCACCGAGTCAGCTTCGGTCGCTGGTACCGGCACGACGAAGGAGATGAACTACGAGAATGCTTCGAGCCCTGCAGAGAGGGCCGATGTTGTTGTCCACACTACCAGCGAGAACGACGCAGTAGTTGTGTCGAAGATCGAAGAGGAGGCAGATAGAAGTAAAAAGGTTAGTGAGTACGAGGGGCTCGAGTGGGTCGAGGACGACGTGTACAGGGTGCTGCCGGAGTTCGTGGACTCCCTCGGGATCGAAAATAGCGAGGACAACGAGACGTCCGACTACGAAGACATCAGCCGCGACCCTCGACGCAATTGGAACACCGACGAGAGCGAGAACGACACGTTGGAATACCAGAACGACACGCCTGACTCTATCAAGCTTTTCATAGCCAACAACAACATATCCGCTGGCTACCTGCCCTTGGCCAATTTGACGACATATCAGCAAGTGTTGCTCGATCAGCGGCGGAA AGGAAAGCTAACCTCAAGCTTCGACAG CCAAAGCGAAAAGGCCATACAGGATATTAAGTCGCGAGTCCTGGCTATGACAGGACGCCTGAACAACAGCGGCAGCGCGAATCAGGTGCAACGGCAGAGGCTGGTCATGTTCCCGTCTAGCT GTCAAACACCGCGGAACACGGACCAAGATGCCTGGACGGACCCGTTCTCCATGAACATGCACTTCCAGCTGAATCTGACGTCCAGCGATCACGTGGTGGCCGCGAGATTGAGGATCTTCAAACTACCGCAAGAGAACCTGACCTCCTCCACGGGAGATACTTTCGAggaggacgaagaggacgaGAAAAAGATCAGAATATCGGTCTACTATTACACCAAGTCTTTGAAGAAGCATCGAT CAAAAAAACGTTTAATGGACTCGGTAGTGACGCCATTGACGGCAGAAGGTACTCATCTGGCCCTGGACGTTAGACAGAGTCTTCGATTTTGGAGATTGAACCCTCGAAATCTTCACGGGAACGGAAGCAACCACGGGCTGGTGGTCCTGGTAGAGGACCAAGATGGCCGACCGCTGAAACCGGCCCTTTATATTCAACAGCCGTCCTGCACGGACCAAGACACGGATCAGAAG ACCAACGAGTACCTGCACTTTTCCTCCGAGCCTGTACTCGTTATGTCCGTGTCGTGA